In Nostocoides sp. HKS02, the DNA window GACGACTACGTCGTCAAGCCGTTCAAGCCCCAGGAGCTCATCGCCCGCATCCGGGCCCGGCTGCGTCGTGGCGACGAGCCCGAGCCCGAGCGCCTCGAGATCGGCGACCTCGTCATCGACGTGGCGGGCCACTCCGTGAAGCGCGCCGGCCACCCCCTGTCGCTCACCCCCCTGGAGTTCGACCTCCTCGTCGCGCTGGCGCGCAAGCCGTGGCAGGTCTTCACCCGTGAGGTCCTGCTGGAACAGGTCTGGGGGTACCGGCACGCCGGGGACACCCGCCTCGTCAATGTCCACGTGCAGCGGCTTCGCTCCAAGATCGAGCACGACCCCGAGCACCCCGACATCGTCGTCACCGTGCGCGGTGTCGGCTACAAGGCCGGTCCGAGCTAGTCATGGCCGAGTCGGCCCGTCCCCGCCCCGAGCGGGCGCCGACGCCACGGTTCTCCGACCACCGAGCCCAGGCGCTCGCCGCGCTGCGCTCGGCGGTACGAGGCAGCCGTCGCGCCGTCGCCGATGGCGCGCGCAGGCTCGTGCACACCTGGCGGTCCTCGCTGCAGTTCCGCGTGGTCAGCAGCACCATGCTGCTCGGCCTGGCCGTGGTGCTCATGCTGGGGACCTACCTGTTCCAGTCGATCTCCGACGGGCTCGAGCAGGACCGCATGGACACCGCCCAGGTCGAGGCGGCCCGGCTCGTGACCGACGTGCAGGGCAAGTTCGACCAGACGACCGCGGCCACCAACACCCCATCCCTCAACCTCTTCGCCCAGACCGTCATCAAGGGCGCCGCCAGCCAGGGCGGAGACACCGACCGCCAGCTCGTGTTCACCCGCAGCCTCGGCAACACCAGCCCGACCTTCCTCAACACCGTGCTCTCGGGTCGCACCGGGCTGACCAACATCCCGATGGAGCTGCGCCAGGCGGTCCACAGCGACCCGCACCACCAGCAGCTGCAGCTCATCGCCGTGACCGACCCCCAGTCCGGGGGAGTGGTGCCTGCCGTCGTCGTCGGGTCCCAGGTCGACGTCCCCGTCGCCGGCAAGTACGACCTCTACGCCGTCTACCCGATGCAGCGCGAGGAGGCGACGCTCAGCCTCGTGACCCGGACCTTCGCCCTGGGCGGCTTCTTCCTCGTGCTCCTGGTCGGTGCGGTGGCCTGGGTGGTCACACGGCAGGTCGTCAACCCTGTGCGGCGCGCCGCCATCGTGGCGGAGCGGCTCTCGTCGGGCCGGCTCAACGAACGGATGGGCGCCCGCGGCGCCGACGACCTCGCCCGTCTGGCCAAGTCCTTCAACGAGATGGCCGACAGCCTGCAGACCCAGATCCGCCAGCTCGAGGGCCTCTCGAGGCTCCAGCAGCGCTTCGTCTCCGACGTCTCCCACGAGCTTCGCACCCCACTGACGACGATTCGCATGGCCGCCGACCTCATCCACGACTCCCGCCGAGACTTCGACCCCACCGTGTCCCGCTCGGCCGAGCTGCTCCACAACGAGCTCGACCGGTTCGAGGAGCTGCTCGCGGACCTGCTCGAGATCAGCCGCTTCGACGCCGGGGCGGCCGCGCTGGACGCCGAGGTCATCGACCTGCGCGACACCGTGGCGCGCGCGGTCGACGCGGCACAGCCGGTCGCCGACCGCTGGGGCACCACGATCACGGTCGAGACGAGCGGACCGTGCGATGCCGAGATCGACGCCCGGCGCGTCGAGCGGATCCTGCGCAACCTCGTCGTCAACGCCCTCGAGCACGGCGAGGGGCGCCCGGTCGAGATCACCCTGGCCGGCGACGAGCACGCGGTGGCGGTCACCGTGCGCGACCACGGCGTGGGCCTGCGCCCCGGCGAGGCAGCCCTCGTGTTCAACCGGTTCTGGCGTGCCGACCCCGCCCGGGCCAGGACCACCGGGGGCACCGGCCTGGGCCTCGCGATCTCGCTCGAGGACGCCCGCCTGCACGAAGGCTGGCTCCAGGCCTGGGGCGAGCCCGGCGCAGGCTCGTCCTTCCGCCTGACCCTGCCCCGACGCCTGGACGTCCCCATCGTCGACTCGCCGTTGCCCCTGCGCCCGCCGGACGCCCCGCCTCAGGAGGCCGGCGCCGAGGGGGCCCGGGCGGGCCACCGCCCGGGTGAGAACGAGCGCGTCGTCGCGGCGCGGCATACCTCCCTCCCGCGGGGTGGTCCACAGTGAGACGCCCGTATGCCGCGTGGCTCGCCGCCGCGGCGGTGCTCCTGTCGGCGTGTGGGGGCCTGTCCACCAGCTCTCCGGTGCGTCAGGGCCGCGACCTGGGGTCGGTGCGGGAGAACCAGGTCCAGGTGGAGGCCAACCCGGTCACCCCGGGGTCCTCGCCCGAGCAGGTGGTCAGCGGCTTCATCAGGGCTGCAGCGGCCAGCGACGACCAGTACCAGGTGGCGAGGTCCTACCTGGTCCCCGCACAGGAGGGCACGTGGCGTCCGGACTCCTCGGTCGTGGTCTTCACCGACGACTCGGCGCTGAGCATCACCAAGTCGAGCCCCGGCTCGGTCACCGCCATGGCCAAGGCGAGCGCCCGCATCGACGGAGATGGCCGATACCACGAGCTGCCCCCCAACTCCCGGGTTCAGGTGACCTTCGGCCTGCAGCGCACCCCGGCCGGCGAGTGGCGCATCTCCAAGATGCCGGACGGCTTCGGCACCTGGCTCAGCGAGTCCGACGCGACCCGGCTCTACGACCCGTTCGACATCTACTACATCTCGGCCACCGAGCGACGACTCGTGCCCGACGTGCGGTGGTTCCCGCTGGGCACCGGGCTGGCGACGCGACTGGCTCGGGCCCTCCTGTCCGGGGTGCCGGACTACCTCAGTGGGGCCGTGCGCACCATGGTGCCCCCCGGCACCCGGCTCGCCGTCGACTCGGTGCCGATCGAGAGCGGCACCGCGCAGGTCGACCTCACCGCCACCCGGATCGGCAGTGACCCCAACCAGCGCCAGGCGCTCGGGGCGCAGTTCCTCGCGACCGTGAGCCAGGCGCCGGCGGTGAGCCGGGTCGCGCTCCAGCTCGAGGGCACCGACCTGCAGATCCCGGGGACGAGCGACCCCAACGCGGACTCGTTGTCCGCGCTCGGCTTCCCGACACCGACCGACCCGGTGGCCAAGCCCATCCTGCGCAGGGGCACCACCCTCGGCAACATCGACCCCCTCATGCTGGGTGACCCCGCCGACAAGCCGCAGACCCAGCCCAATCGTGTGCTGCCGACGGTGGCTCCTGGTTGGGCCTACCTCGCGATGTCGCCCGCTGGCGACGAGATCGCCGCGGTGAGTGGCGACCGCACCCAGCTCACCCGCTGGCACGGCTCCACCCAGCTCGCGGTGTCCACGCTCGGCACCCAGCTCACCCGCCCGACTTTCGACTCGCAGGGGCTGCTCTGGGTCGGCGGGCGAGCTGGCGCGGCGAGCAAGGTGTGGGTGGTCAACACCTCGGCTGACCCGAACGACCCCGCCAAGTCGCGTCCGCAGCCGGTGCAGGCCGGGTGGCTGGCGGACCGCTCGATCGTGAGCCTCCGCTTCGCCCCGGACGGCCAGCGGGTCGCCATCATCTCGACCGACCGGACCGGCCAGAACCCCCACGTCCAGGTCGTCGGCGTCGTGCGTCAACCCAACGGGATACCCCTGGCCCTGACCGAGGCGCCGCTCGCGCTGGCCCCGTCGCTCACCTTGGCCCGCGACCTGGTCTGGGTCGACGACACCACCCTGGCCGTTCTCGGGCGCAAGTCCACCTCACAGGTGGTCCGGCCCTGGCTGGTGCCGCTGGGCGGACCGATCACCGCAGGCCCCGAGATCGCCGGCGCCCAGATGATCACCACTGTCAACGCCGAGCGCGGTCTCGTGGTGACCACGGACCGCGGTGAGGTGCTGATCCGGGCCGGCAACCGGTGGCAGGGCGTGGGCCAGGGCACCGACTTCCTCGTACCCGGTCGCTGACCGGCCACCGCTGGACCTCGCTCGGCCTCAGGGGTAGCCCCATCCGCGGTGGGGTCCGGCATAGACGAGCACCTTGTCGACCCAGAACCACTGGGCGACCAGCCCGAGCAGCACGCACAGGCCGATGGCCACGCGCTGTCGCCAGAGCTGTCGGACCGAGTCGGTGTCGGGGGCCCAGAACAGGCCCAGCGGGAACGCGAGGAGCAGGTAGCGAAAGAAGCTGAACGACGGGTTCGTCGTGGCGAGGATGTAGAGCGGGTAGACGGCGCCCCACGCACCGAGCTCGAGACCCCACCGCCGCCGCCCGGGCAGGACCACGAGCGCGCCGGCCAGGCCGACGAGGGCGACGAGGACCAGGACCCCCAGCCCGGGGTACTCGACGACGGTGGCGACCCAGGGGGGCACGAGCAGCGAGCCGGTGAAGCCTGGCCAGGCGCGCATGGTCGTGGTGTATGCCGTCGGCTCACCGGTGTGCAGGGCCGCGAGCGCAGGCCAGAGCCCGACCGCGAGCACGCTCGCCAGGCTGAGCACAGCGAGGCGGGCGTGGGGCACCGTGGCGCGGGCGCGGGAGGTTCGGGAGGCGCGGACGAGGTTCAGCCAGTGCGCGATCACCACGACGACGAGCACCGGGGCGAGGTTGCGGGTCAGCCCCAGCAGGACGACCGGGAGGATGCACCACAGGTAGTGCTGGCGGTGCAACAACCACAGTGCGCTGGCGACCAGCAGCAGCGCCAGGCTCTCGGTGTAGGCGGCTTGGAGAATCGGCGCCGAGACGAAGCAGCAGAGCAGCAGGACGCAGACCCGGGCGCGCCGGGAGTCGACACAGTCGGCGACGAGGCCGTAGACCACGACCACCGCGGCAGCACCGACGACGAGGTTGAACGTGGTCGCGACCACCGGAAAGCTGCCCCCGGTCAGCTGCATGAGCGTCCGCACCACGGTCGGGAACAACGGGAAGAACGCGAGGTTGGTCTGCGCGGGTGCTCCTGCTGGGCTGAGTGCGGTCGCCGCGTAGCCGTCTCGGACGATTCCCCAGTACCACTGGCCGTCCCACGAGGTCATGACCTCCCAGTAGGACGGGACCCGGTGCGCCACGACCGTGGTGTGGTAGCCGGCCACGCCCTCGATCCGGACCTTCCGGCCGGGCGCGGCGACCAGGACCATGAGGACCGCGACCAGTCTCGTCACGGCATAGATCGCCAGCGGCGTGGCCCACCAGCCGCGCCAGGGCAGCCACGCCCGCTTCACGGGGCGACCCGGTGCAGCACGACGTACCCGTCGCGGCTCGCCGTCGTCGCCCAGCCGGCCCGCTCCAGGGCCCCGGCCAGCGGGACCTCTTGGCGCAGCACGGCCCAGTTGGCGCCGGTGTGGGCGACGAAGGACTGCCACCCGGGACGCGCGTCCAGCGCGGCGGCATAGCCATTGACGTATGCCGGTGCGAAGACCTCGATGCGGGTGTCCACCACGAGCTGCAGGTGGGGGTAGGTGTGGAGCATCCAGCTCGACACGTTGAAGTCGTCGAACACCGTGCTGCCACTGGGGATCGCAGCGATCGCCGGTAAGAGTGCGGTCGGGGTCAGGAGGGGGCGTCGTGCGGACGCCGGCGCCGCGACGAGCCCCGCCAGGACAACGAGGACTGCCCCGGCCGCCATCGCCTTGAGCTCGAGGCGGGTGGGCGCGCTGGCCTCGGCGGTGCGCGCGGTGCGCCGGGCCTTGAGGCGCTGGGCCGCCTCGGCCGCCAACGGGACGGTGATCGCCACGGCCGGTGCACTGAGACGGGCGTAGGACAGGGCGAGTCCGAGCGCGAGCAGGAGGTGGAACACCCGCCACCACGACGTCCCGGTCCGCAGCCACGCTGCCGCGGTCAGCACCACGAGGGCCAGCGCGATCGCGACCAGCGGCTGCGTCGGCGAGGCGCGCTGCCACTCGCTGACCAGCGCGGCTGCGGCGGACCGGATCTGGAAGGGGGTGAGCAGCAGCCGTGGACCGACGGGGGTCACCGCTGCAGCCGCGACGGTGCCCGCGACGAGGAGGCCGGCGGACAACCCGGTGCGCCAGGACCGCCGGTCGAGCGCCAGGCCGGCCCCGGTCGCAGCCCCGACGAGCACGCCCAGCGTCCAGTAGCCGTGCGCCATCGCGAAGACCCAGCCCAGCGGCAGCCGCCACAGGCTGGGTACGCGGCCACCGAGCGCGGCCGAGCGC includes these proteins:
- the mtrA gene encoding MtrAB system response regulator MtrA — its product is MKGRVLIVDDDLALAEMLGIVLRNEGLDVTHVADGASALGAFRDSRPDLVLLDVMLPGLDGMEVCRRIRAESGVPIVMLTARTDTVDVVVGLESGADDYVVKPFKPQELIARIRARLRRGDEPEPERLEIGDLVIDVAGHSVKRAGHPLSLTPLEFDLLVALARKPWQVFTREVLLEQVWGYRHAGDTRLVNVHVQRLRSKIEHDPEHPDIVVTVRGVGYKAGPS
- the mtrB gene encoding MtrAB system histidine kinase MtrB; this translates as MAESARPRPERAPTPRFSDHRAQALAALRSAVRGSRRAVADGARRLVHTWRSSLQFRVVSSTMLLGLAVVLMLGTYLFQSISDGLEQDRMDTAQVEAARLVTDVQGKFDQTTAATNTPSLNLFAQTVIKGAASQGGDTDRQLVFTRSLGNTSPTFLNTVLSGRTGLTNIPMELRQAVHSDPHHQQLQLIAVTDPQSGGVVPAVVVGSQVDVPVAGKYDLYAVYPMQREEATLSLVTRTFALGGFFLVLLVGAVAWVVTRQVVNPVRRAAIVAERLSSGRLNERMGARGADDLARLAKSFNEMADSLQTQIRQLEGLSRLQQRFVSDVSHELRTPLTTIRMAADLIHDSRRDFDPTVSRSAELLHNELDRFEELLADLLEISRFDAGAAALDAEVIDLRDTVARAVDAAQPVADRWGTTITVETSGPCDAEIDARRVERILRNLVVNALEHGEGRPVEITLAGDEHAVAVTVRDHGVGLRPGEAALVFNRFWRADPARARTTGGTGLGLAISLEDARLHEGWLQAWGEPGAGSSFRLTLPRRLDVPIVDSPLPLRPPDAPPQEAGAEGARAGHRPGENERVVAARHTSLPRGGPQ
- a CDS encoding LpqB family beta-propeller domain-containing protein; translated protein: MRRPYAAWLAAAAVLLSACGGLSTSSPVRQGRDLGSVRENQVQVEANPVTPGSSPEQVVSGFIRAAAASDDQYQVARSYLVPAQEGTWRPDSSVVVFTDDSALSITKSSPGSVTAMAKASARIDGDGRYHELPPNSRVQVTFGLQRTPAGEWRISKMPDGFGTWLSESDATRLYDPFDIYYISATERRLVPDVRWFPLGTGLATRLARALLSGVPDYLSGAVRTMVPPGTRLAVDSVPIESGTAQVDLTATRIGSDPNQRQALGAQFLATVSQAPAVSRVALQLEGTDLQIPGTSDPNADSLSALGFPTPTDPVAKPILRRGTTLGNIDPLMLGDPADKPQTQPNRVLPTVAPGWAYLAMSPAGDEIAAVSGDRTQLTRWHGSTQLAVSTLGTQLTRPTFDSQGLLWVGGRAGAASKVWVVNTSADPNDPAKSRPQPVQAGWLADRSIVSLRFAPDGQRVAIISTDRTGQNPHVQVVGVVRQPNGIPLALTEAPLALAPSLTLARDLVWVDDTTLAVLGRKSTSQVVRPWLVPLGGPITAGPEIAGAQMITTVNAERGLVVTTDRGEVLIRAGNRWQGVGQGTDFLVPGR